GTCGCCAGCAGGCCGATCGTTCCCCGCGTCACGCTGGCGGTGCAGCGGGCGCTCGGTTACGCGGCCCTCGCCGCGACGCCGAACGCCGACAAGCGGGTGGCCGTCCTCTTCTACAACTACCCGCCGGGGAAGGCCGGCATCGGCGCGAGCTATCTGAACGTCGCCGACTCGCTGGCCAACATCCTCCAGCGCATGCAGGCTGCCGGCTACGACCTCGGCGGAGACGACGTCGACCTGTCGTCCGACGCGCTCCTCGACCGGATGCTCGCACGGGCGCGGAACGTCGGCGGCTACGCGCCCGGCGAGCTCGATGCGCTGCTGTCCGAGGGCCGTGCGACCCGGGCCTGGATGGGGGACTATCTCCGCTGGCTGGACGGCTACGTGCCCGAGCTGCGGGAGAAGGTGATCGCGGACTGGGGCGAGCCCGAGGACGCGGCGCTCATGGCGCGGGACGGCAGCCTGATCATCCCCGCCCTGCACTTCGGCAACGTCGCGGTGCTGCCGCAGCCGGCGCGCGGGTGGGGAGCGGACGGCGAGAAGCTGTATCACGCCAAGGATCTCGCGCCGCATCACCAGTACGTCGCCGCCTACTCCTGGCTGCGGGCCGACGAGCCGGTCGGGTTCGGCGCCGACGCGGTCGTCCACTTGGGGACGCACGGTACGCTCGAATGGCTCGACGGCAAGAGCCTGGGACTGTCCGCGGCCGACGCGCCGGACGCGCTGATCGCCGACCTGCCGAACCTGTACGTCTACAACGTCGACGTGGTCGGCGAAGGGCTGGTGGCGCGCCGCCGCGGCATGGCGACGCTCGTGGACCACATGGTGCCGCCGTTCGTGAAGAGCGGGCTGCTGCCCGAGCTGGCGGCGCTGAGCGAAAGCGTCGACGACTACCACAACAACGTCCACAAGAACGTGCAGCTCGCCGAGGCGTACGCGGACCAGATCCGGCAGCAGGCGGTCGACCTCGGAATGGTCAAGGACCTCGGTCTGGACCTGGGGACCGGAGCGGAAATCGAGCACGACACGCTGCACGCCCTCGAGGACTACATGATCGAGCTGCGGGGGCAGAACATACCGTACGGTCTGCATGCCTTCGGCCGTACCCCGGAGCCGGAGATGCGCGCCAGCACCGTGGACGCCATCGTGTCGGTCGATCGGGACCTGCTGCCCGACGACACGACCGTGCTGGCGTCGGACATGGAGCGGCGGATCGTCGAATCGGGTCCGCGCGAGCTCGACCACCTGCTGGACGCGCTCGACGGCGGCTACGTCCCGGCGGGGAACGGCGGCGAGCCCATCCGCAACCCGGACGCCTATCCCACCGGCAAGAACTTCTACGGCATCGATCCCGACAAGGTGCCGAAGCCGGCCGCCTGGACGGTCGGCGTCTTTCTCGCCGATCGGATGTTGCGGGACCACGTCGCCGAGCACGGCCGGTATCCGGAGAAGGTGTCGTTCGTGATCTGGGGCACCGAGACGTTGCGCCACGAGGGGGTGCTGGAGTCGCAGATCTTCCACCTTCTCGGCACGCGCCCGGTCTGGGACGCCCGCGGCAAGGTGGTCGACGTCGAGGTGGTTCCGGCGCGCGAGCTCGGCCGGCCGCGGGTCGACATCGTGATCGCTTCGTCCGCCGAGGGGATGTTCAACAACGTCACCCGGCTGATGGACGAGGCGGTGCAGCGGGTGAAGGTGCTCGAAGAGGCGGAGAACTTCGTCCGCCGTCACTACCTGGCGACCAGGGCGGCGCTCATCGACCGCGGATACGCGGAGGAGGAAGCCGACAGGCGCGCCGGGGTGCGCATCTTCGACGAGCCACCGGGGACGTTCAACCTGAACACGTCGCGAATCGCCGCCGCGAGCGGCACCTGGGACAGCGACCGGCCGATGGCCGACGAGTACCTGTCGAAGATGGGCCACGGCTACGGCAACGGTTTCTGGGGCGAGCCGATGGAGGATGTGTTCCGCCTGGCGCTGTCCGGCACGGAGAAGGTGGTGCACAGCAGCTCCACCATGCTGTACGGCGCCCTCGACAACGACGACTTCTTCATGTACATGGGCGGCCTCGCCGCGGCGGTCCGGAGCATCGACGGCGAGAGCCCGCAGATGGTCGTGACCAACACGCGCGACCCGGGCCAGCCCGAGATGACCGGCATCGACAAGTTTCTCGGCGCCGAGTTCCGGACGCGCTACGTCAACCCGACCTGGATCGAGGGGATGCAGCGCGAAGGCTACGCCGGCGCCGGCGAGATGCGCGCGTTCGTCGAGTATCTGTGGGGCTGGGACGCTACGGTGCCCGAGACCGTCGACGACGCGATGTGGCAGGAGTCGTTCGCGGTCTACGTGGAGGACCGGCACGACCTCGACATGAAGGCGTTCTTCGACGAGCACTCGCCCCACGCCTACCAGGACATCACCGGCCGGATGGTCGAGACGATCCGCAAGGGCTACTGGGCGGCCGACGACGCGACCACCGAGCGGTTGCTCCGCGAGCATGTCGACAGCGTCGCCACCCATGGCGTCGGCTGCTCGGAGCACACCTGCGGCAATCCGCGGCTGTTGCGCTACGTGCTGGAGCAGGGCGCGGCGATGAACATTCCGGGTCCGGCCCTCGAGGCCTACCGCGCGGCGATGGAGGAGGCGATCGGCGCCGACATCGAGACCGCGGCGGCCGAGGCCGAGGCGTTCGTCCGCTGGAATGAATCGCGTCCGGCGCTGACCACGACGAACATCGAGGGGTTTCGGATGGAGGAGTCGGCCGACGCTGCCGAGCCGCTGCCCGTGCCGCCGGCCTCCGGGGCGGACGACGGCGTGTGGGCCCCGCTCTGGGTCGGCGCGCCCGTTCTGGGCCTGCTCGCCGTTTGGCGTTGGCGCCGCAATCGCGGGTAGGGCGCGGAGGGTCTCCATGCCGAGGGTCGTGGTCGACTCCATCTCGGGAGCGGTACTGCTGTCGGCCGGACTGTGCACCGTAATCGTCCTGGCCGCCGAGTCGAGGACCGTCCGAATCAGCCGAAGCGGGCACGGGGCATACGAGGCGAGCCTCGCGGTGCATCCCCGCGGATTCGCGGTGGCGTGGCACGACAGCCGCCACGGTGCGCCGGAGATCTATGCGCGGCTTGTCGACGGAAGCGGCCGGCCGGTCTCCGACGAGTACCGCCTGACGGCCAACGCGGGGCGTTCGTACGAGCCGAGCATCGACGTTCCCGATCCGGAAATCTCCGACGACCTCATCGTGGCGTGGTACGAGGTGGCGGCGGACGACTCCTCGTCACGCGCGAGAGTCGGCGCCTGGACAGCCGCCGGTACGCCGCGCTGGACGAGAACGCTGTCCGCTGCCCGGCGCGACGGGCGGGCGGCGGTGGTCGCCGTGATCGGCGATCGGATGCAGTGTGTCTGGATCGAGGAGACGGACACCGGACCGAACGTCTCGGCCGCCATCTGGGCGCAACAGCTCGGTCTCGACGGCGAGCCCCTGGGCGCGGCGCACCGGGTCGCCGATGCGAGCCGCACGACGTGGAACTTGAATCTGAGCGTGGACGCCGGGGGCGTCCCCTGGGTTGTCTTCGATGCGCAGTTGGAGACGCGCGCCCACGAGCTCTTCCTGGCACGCCTCGGCCGGGAGCAGGCGATAGTGGAACGGTTGAGTGTCGACGACGGTGCATCCTCCCTCTATCCCGACCTCGCTTTCGGCGCCGGACGAGCCGCCGTCACATGGTGGGACACTCGCGATGGCAACGCGGAGGTCTATCTCGCGGTCGTCGATGAAGAGGAGCTGCCGAACGGAATCGAGCGAGCGGCGTCGCGTGTAACCGATACGGCGGGGGAGTCAATCGGCGCCTACATCGACTGGAACGGTACGCGATTCGGGCTGGCGTGGTCCGACGAAGTCGAGCCTGGCCTGCCCCACGACGTCTACTTCCGGCCGTTCGCGGCGAACGGTCTCCCGGACGGGAGGGCTCGCCGGCTGACGGACAACCCGACGGCGTCGCTCATTCCGGCCATCCGCGGCGCGGGCTCGCGCTTTGCCCTGGCGTGGAACGAAGACGTCGTCGAAGCGCGCGGCGATCACCGCGGCGGGGGACGTTCGGAAGTCGTGTTCACCTTCTCCCGGTGAAAGACGGTCGGCTGAGCGAAACGCCGGCCCGCACGTACCGCGTCGGTACTCCTACCGCGACCGCGCGGCGAGTTCGCGCAGAAAATTGACCACGTGCCAGATCTCGTCGTCGGTGATGCGGCCTTCCCACGCATCCATGTCGTAGTTCGGAGGAACTCCCTGGCGGATCACGTTGTAGATATCGCCGTCGCTTTCGCCGTGCACCCACTCGTCGTCGACGAGGTTGGCCGGCCTCGTCCCCGGCGACGGGTTCTGGCCCCGGCCGTCGCCGCGCACGCCGTGACACGACCGGCAGAAACGGCCGTAGACGCGCAGGCCGGCCCGCACCGATTCCTCGGTAGCCTCGATGGGATTCTCCGGCACCTCGGCGGCAGGTTCCTGCACGGCTTCCTTGGCGGTCGACGCAGACGGAGCGGCGGTTGCGAGCAGCAGGAAAGAGGCGCAGCAGGCGGTCAGAACGGCCACGACTCGTGTATGACTCGGCATCGTCTCGCATCCTCCTCGAAGTGAATCCAGGCAATCAGTCTATACCGGGCCGGAGCGAGGGCCGGGATTGCTCTGCAGCGCCGCGCTCGTGGTTGACCCGTTCACGGGCGACGGGGTACACTGCGCGCCCTGGCCCCCCGGCCGGGTGCCGGCCGCCAGGGTGACTCACCGGACCGAAGGAGTGATCGAATGCGTGTACCGAGCGTCGTCTTCATGGTGATGTTGCTGACCGCCGGCCCCGCCCGCGCCCAGGAGCCGCAGGTATTCGGCGACTTGGCGGAGGTGATGCGCGGCATCCTCTTCCCCAACTCGAATATTCTGTTCGACGCGCAGACGAACAACCCCGACGACCCGGTCGAGGCGGTCGAGGGCGACTCCACCAGTGAGCGCTTCGCGAACATCTACACCGGCTGGGAGGCTCTCGAGAACGCGGCCGTCGCGCTCGTGGAGTCCGCCAACCTGATCGAGCTTCCGCGCAACTGCGAGCTCAACGAGGAGGAGGCCGGGCGCATCGGCGCGCCGGCCCCCGTCGAGCGCGAAGACTGGCAGCAGTACGTCGCCGGCCTGCGGGCCGCGGGGCAGCGGGCGTACGAGTGGGCGCAGGCCCGCGTGTACGACGACTTCGACGTCATCCTCATGACCGGCGACGTTGCCGAGGCCTGCTCGAACTGCCACGGCGTCTATCGCGACAGCTACACGGATCCGCCCACGCCGCGTTGCACTCCCCCCGCCGAAGACTGATCGGAGCGCTGCGATTTCACCCGACCGATCCGCGCTGGGAGGAGTTTGACGCATGCGAAGCTGGTTCGAATGGGTTGGCGCGATGGAATCGAGCGTCGCTCTCCGCGAGTCGCTCAACGCCTATCCGATCATGCTCACGTCGCACGTCATCGGGATGTGCATGTTCGCGGGCCTGATCATGATGATGGACCTGCGTCTGGCCGGGGTCGGCAACTTGAACAGTTCGATCACGCAGGTCCAGGGACGGCTGTTCCCGTGGCAGATGGTGGGGTTCGCGATCAGCATCGTCACCGGTCTGCTGCTGCTGTTCAGCGACCCGATGCGGTTCTATACGAACTTCTACTTCTGGACCAAGAATGTGCTGCTGATTCTGGCCGGACTCAACATGTGGTACTTCCACGCGACCACGTACCAGACGGTCGACCAGTGGGACAACGATCCGTCGCCTCCGTTCGGGGCCAAGTTCGCCGGGGTAATGTCGATCGCTTTCTGGTCTGCGGTCATCGTCGTGGGCCGGATGATCGCCTATCAGGATCTCGTGCCGCAGTGGTGGCGTGAGCTGGTTCCGAGAGGGTAGAAGATGTCTTTGCAGCCGTTCTTCCTCTGGATGCAGGAGCACGCGTTCAGCGCGTACATCCTGAACGAGACGTGGTTCGCGCCGATCGTGCAGGTGATGCACCTGATCGCTCTGGCGGTGTTCGCCGGCGCGATCCTGGTGGTCGACCTGCGGCTGCTCGGCGTGGGGCTCACCCGCGTGCCTCTGGCCAAGGTGTCGGAAGACGCCATGCCGTGGATGGTGTGGGGTCTGGTCGCGCTCCTCATCACCGGCTGGCCGTCGGTGATGTCGACGGCGATGAAGCAGTACTACAGCCCGTTCTTCTGGTGGAAGATGGAGCTGCTCGTGCTCGGCCTGATCTTCGCCTTCACCGTCCGGCGGCGGCTGGCGAGGATGGACGAAGCGAAGCTCGGGCCCGTCTGGCCGAAGGCGGCGGGCATGTTCTCGATCGCGGTGTGGACCGGGGTGGCCGTCGGCGCCCGGCTGATTGGATTGCTCTCGTAGGCGCGGCCGACGGATCGCCTTGACAGCGCCCGGAGGCCGCATGTATAGATCGGCCACTTTCGTCAACACGTTCCGGCCCTTCCGAGGAGGGTGCCTGGGACAGTCTGCTGACGGCTCGCGACATCATCGGGTGTGGCGGTCGTGGCGGGGAGACATCGTCAAATGCGAAATCTGAAGAGGTTCAACGGCAAGGTGATTGCCACGGCGTCAGCCGGGGCGCTGGCGGTGGCGATGGTCTTCTCCGTCGGCGCGGCGAGCGTGGCGGGCCAGGACTATATGGCGCCCCGGACGGCGTTCGACGCGCCGGACCTGAACGGCATCTGGCAGGCCATCGGCGCCCATCACTGGAACATCGAGCCGCACGCGGCCAGCCACGGACCGGTGGTCGAGCTCGGGGCCATCTTCTCGGTTCCCGGCGGCCTGGGCATCGTCGAGGGCGGCGAGATTCCCTACACCGCCGCGGCGCGGGCGATCCAGCAGGAGAACGCGCAGCACTGGGTCGAGCGCGATCCGGCGGCCAAGTGCTACATGCCGGGCATTCCGCGGGCGACCTACCAGCCGTATCCCTTCCAGATCGTGCAGACCGAGGAGTACATCCTCTTCGCCTACGAGTTCGCCAGCGCCAGCCGCGTCGTCTACATGGACCGGCCCGACTTCGAGGCGCCGGTCGACGCCTGGATGGGCCATTCGCTCGGCTCGTTCGACGGCGAGACCCTCGTCATCGACGTGACCGCCCAGATGCCGGACACCTGGCTCGACCGGAACGGCAACCACCACAGCAACCAGATCCGCGTCGTCGAGCGCTACACGGCCTCGAGCCCGTACCACCTGAACTACGAGGCCACGATCGAGGACCCGGAGACCTACACGCGGCCCTGGAGCCTCAGCCTGCCGCTCTACCGCCGGATCGACGAGAACATGCAGCTTCTCGAGTACAAGTGCGTGGAGTTCGCCGAAGAGTTGATGTACGGGCATCTGCGCAAGGACCCCGACCTGACGCCGACCTACCGCCCGAGCGGCTACGGCTCGGCCTACGAGGGCGAGGCGCCCGGTCCCCGGTAGAGACCGGGCGCGACCAGGAAGGTCGACGCGGTTGACGAATACGTAGATATTGGCGATAATGCCGAAACCCGTTGTGCTTGCAAGACAGGAGGCGAATCCGATGCGAAAGGTAGTCCTTACGGTTGTGGCTCTCGCGCTGGCCGCGACTGCGGTCCCCGTGGTGGCCCATCACGCGTTCTCGGCTGAGTTCGACGCCGACGCGCCGATCCATCTCGAGGGCGTGGTCGTCCGGATGGAGTGGATCAACCCACACGCGTGGGTCCACCTCGAGGTCACCAACGACGACGGCTCGACGACCGTCTGGATGGTCGAGGGCGGCACGCCGAACACGCTGCTGCGCCGTGGCTTCAACCGCCAGTCGCTGCTTCCCGGCACCGAGATCATCGTGGACGGCTACCAGGCCAAGGACGGCTCGAACAAGGGCAACGGCCGCGACCTGACCTTCCGGGATGGCCGCAAGCTGTTCATGGGTTCGTCCGGCACGGGCGCGCCGCGTGACGGCCGCGACCCGACCGAGCCCGAATAGGGCGCGCTTCGTTCCGAACGAACACGTCGGTCCCCCCTGCGGGGCCCGAGATCGAAACCCTGGACGCCCGGAGCTCGTCATGAGCTTCGGGCGCTCGGGGTTTTCTTTTTTTGATCGTATTCGCAGCCCCAGGGTTGGACCTTTCCCTTCATGGTTGGCCCGTTCTCGCAAGCTCTTCCAATGACCCTGCGTCCGGCCCGGACCGCCGCGCTGCTGGCCTTCGGCTCGTTGCTCCTGGCCGCATCCGCGCCCGGCCAGGTGACGCCGGTCGAGCCGTCGCCGCCCTCGATCGGCGAGATCGAAGTCTCCAGCCGCGAGGTTTTCGACGAGCGCGGCGGCGGTCGGTTCGCGCCCCACCGGATCGCCAACCGGTTGCACGTCCGTACCCGCGATCACATCATCCGGCGCGAACTGCTCTTCGAGACCGGCGATCCGCTCGACCGCGAGCTCATCGACCAGACCGAGCGCAACCTGCGCGGCCTGTGGTTCCTGCGCGACGCGCGTGTCGAGACGGTGGAGGTGGACGAAGACCTCGACGGGCGACCCGAGCGGGTCGACGTCCTGGTGACGACCTGGGACCGCTGGTCCCTCGCCCCGCGCATCGACTTCTCGCAGGTCCAGAACCGGACGATCTGGGAGATCGGCGCGTCGGAGAAGAACTTTCTCGGTTTCGGCAAGTCGATCACGGTCTCGCACCGGCAGAATCTCGATCGGGTGACGGATCGCCTGCGCTATCAGGACCCGCAGTTGCTCGGATCGAACGTCGGACTGGCCGCGTCGGTAGCGGGCCTCAGCGACGGTCACGAACGGCTCCTCACCCTCGATCGGGGGTACCTGTCGCTGCGGGATCCGTGGGCGTTCTCGGCGGGCGTGGTGAGCGTGGCCCGGACCGAGCCCATCGTCGAGCACGGCCTGGAGGTCGAGCGGCTGCCGGTGCGCGGCGAGTTCGTCGACCTGGAGCTGGGGCGCGCGCTGCTGCGCGGCGCGAATCACGCGGTCCGGATGCACGGTGCGTTTCGCGCGCACGAGGTGCAGGTCGGAGAGGATCTTCGGGACTATACCGGGCCGGAGGTCGGCCTGCGGTCGGTCACCCACCGGTTCGTGCGGCTGACGCACGTCAACCAGTTCGAGCGGACCGAGGACTTCAACCTCGGCACCGAGTCGCACGCGGTGCTGCGGCTGTCGGCGCACGCGTTCGGCGGGCGCGAGGCGGCGTTCGTGTCGGCCGGCCACCGGCATGGGCTGCAACTTCGCGACAATCACTTCGTGATCCTCGGCGTCGGGTTCGACGGGCGGCGTGAACGGGGCGGGTGGCGGAACACCGTGGCGGCGGTGAACGCCCGCTACCTCCGGAAGCACTCGTTGCGAACCGCGTTCGTCGGCAAGCTCGACTACGCTCATGGCCACGCCTTCGACCCGGAAGTGCAGCTCCGGCTGGGCGCCGAGACGGGGCTGCGCGGCTATCCGGTCCGCCAGTTCACCGGCACGCGGTCGCTGCTGCTCTCGGCGGAAGAACGCGTCTTCTTCGCCGACGACGTCTGGCAGTTGCTCTCGTTCGGCGTCGCCGGGTTCGTGGACAGCGGCTTCGTCTGGCCGGCCGGGCGTCCCGTGGATCTCGGCGACCTGCGGACCGGCGTCGGCGTCAGCCTGCTCGTCGGCAGCCACCGGCTCGCGAGCCGCGGCGGCGTCCGGTTCGACCTCGGCTATGCCCTGAATCCGGTCGAGGGGCCGGACGGCCGGCCGAAGCACTGGGTCGGCGCCGCGTTCTCGGACATTGACTTCTGAGCCGCATCCAACCGGGCCGGGCCGGACGGCCGCGACCTTTGCCGCCGGGGCGCTCCTGTCGCTGGTCCCGCCGCTCCTGCTGCTGCCGGCGCTCGGCGCGCTCGATCTCTATCGGGGCGCGACGGTTCTGCGGCCGGTCGTCGTTGTCCTGTTCGCCTGTGCGGCGGGCGGCGTGGTGGCGGGCGGCGCGCTCGGCCCCGGGCTGCGCTGGCGGGCGGCGTTCGGCGCGGCCTTCGGAGCGACGCTGTGGATCCCGCTCCTGATACTGGCCGGCCTGCCGGCTCTGAGCGGCGTCGAGCGGCTCGCCGAGCTGCTCCTGGGTTTCGCACCGGCTCTGGCGGTGACTCATGCGCTGCTGGGCGCCCTCGGGCTCGCGCTCGGGGGCAGCGGCTGGCGCCGAGCGAGCGCCGGCGCGCTCGTGTTCGGTGCGGCCGGTACGGCCGGCGGCGTGCTGCTGGCGCTGGTCGTCCGGCTGGCGGCGGGATCTTCCGGTGCGGCGGCGTTCGCGGCCGGCGCACTCGGCGGCGGGGCAGCCTGTGTCCTGCCGTTGACGCTTGCCGGATGGTGGCTCGGCTGGATGCGGTCGGGCCGTTTCACGCGAGCCACACCGCGTCTCGTTCGAGGGCGAGCTCGATACGGACGATGAACACGCAGGCGCCGGCCGCGGCCAGATGCCAGGCGATGTGGGGCTGCACGACGTGCGCCCAGGCGGTCCCCGCCCCGGTGCACGCGATGCCGGCATGGCCGAGGGCGAGCAGCGCCGCGGCGGGGAGGAGGAGTACGGCCGTCCGCCGCAGGTCGGCGCGGATGGCCGGGCGGAGGCGGGCCAGCTTCCACCACAGCCAGAGCAGCGCCGCGGCCTGGGCCGTGACGACGACGTAACCCGCGGCGGTCGCGATGAAGGGCAGCACGGCGCCGCCGCCGGCGAACACGGCGAAGAGCGCCGGCCACCGGCTGCGCGGCGTGTAGCCGGCGTGCACCAGCGCCGCGGCCAGCAGCAGGCCGGTGAGCAACGGCATCGCGGCGAGGTCAAGCCGCTGGAACGCCGCGGCGAACGTGGCGTGGAACAGCATCGAGGCGGCGGCGAGCAGGGCCAGTATCGCTGGGAGGAAACGCGCCGGGCCGGCTGTTGGCGAGCGGTGGACTTCGTGCCAGGAGACGACCGCCGCGGCCAGGACGGCGAGTCCGGACAGGGTCTCGCCGGGATGCACCAGCAACGCGGCGACGTCGGGCTCGCAGGTGTCGTACGCGGCGCGCTCGAGCGCGCTCCAGGGTCCTGGTCTCACGGTCCGGCGCCTCGCTCCCCGTCATCGTCGAGGCGGGCGGGGCGATCCGGCGCCGCGCCGCGTGCGGCGAGCAGCTCCTGCCAGGCGCGCAGGACGTCCTCGCCGAACCGTTTGCCGATGGTCACCCACTCTTCGTAGTGATTGGGGTGATCGAAGTTCCACCAGCCGGTGTTGTCCGCCGGCGGCACGAGATACGAGAGATAGTCCTGCGCCGATCCGACGAAGCCGTGGTGGCGGCCCGGCATCAGGCGGTCGACGCCGGCCATGGCCGGGAAGCGCCACGCACCCCAGTCGGGTCCGTAGTCGGCGACGTGCTCCGGGCGGCCCAGCGCGTAGGCCGGATCGATCTCGCCCGGGGCGGTCAGCAGGCTCAGGTCGCCGATCTCGATCAGGGCGACCTCGCCCCGTACGCAGCCGAGCAGGCCCCAGCAGTCGGGCCAGTGGTAGCGCAACCGGTCGGGCGGCTCGACGTCGTGGTGCCAGACCGACCAAGTGCCCAGCAGGTGGATGACGTTGTCGATCGGGGTGTCGAACGAGGTGCTGGAGACGGCCAGGTCGGGGGCCGCCAGCGGTTCCGCCGCGTCGAGCGCCGCGTCCGCCGCGTGCGCGATCTCGTAGCCGGTCGAGCGGATCTTCTCCCAGCCGTCGGTGACCAGCACGGGCTGCCCGCCTCCGTCGAAGACGCGGTTGCCGCTTTCGTCCCATAGTGGGACCGGCGTGCTGCGCAGGCCGCTCATCTGGTTGCCGACCGTTCCCGACACGAACACGGCGACCCCGCCCCGGATGCGTTCCAGGTACTCCCGCAGATAGTGCGGATAGTCGCTCGACAGGAGCCGGTTGCCGCTGCCGAGCGTGTCGGGATGATTGTGCCAGTTGACCAGGGTGGCGATCGTCTCGTCCGTGCCCGCCTCCCTGAACGCCGCCGCCACGACACGCGTGTTGCCCGTGACGGGGTCCCGGAGGTCGCGTTGCATGACGAAGCGGTCGTACGCGGCCGACGGATCGTCGATCTCGTTGTTGATCGCGGGCAGGCGGCAGTCGCTCTCGGTCTTCAGGAGGCCGCTGGCCGTGTCCTGGCACGCGACGTGGGTGGTCGTCGCCGTCGTCAGCGTCGCGGGGCGCAGCGCCTGCAGCGCCCTGTCGATCGACGCGTAGAGCGACTCGCGAAGCTGCGTCGTGTAGCGCCGGTTGTGGCCGGCCATCAAGGTCGACCAGTAGCCGCTGGCGTCGGGAGCCGAATGCGTATGGGTGGAGTGCAGGATGACGTGGCTCTCCGGGATCCCGTGCTCCCGGGCGACCCGGCGCCGGACGGGTCCGGTGTGCTTGCGGCCGAGGCCGGGGAGGTCCGCGGCGACGAGCACCAGGGTCTCGCCCCGGGCATCGCGGAGCGCGAGCGCGCGCGCCCAGATCGGGTCGTGGATGCCCTCGGCGAGCCGGTTTCCCTCGCGAAACGGCACGTAGGGACTGAAGCCTGCCAGGTGGATCCACCGGAAGCAGTCGCGGTCCGCATCGAACTGCGGGACCGAGGCGTCCGCCGCCGCGTCGTCGCACAGCACGGGGGTGATGTCGACGGCTGCCGCGCCGGCCTCGAGCTGGCCGGCGGACGCCGCGGGCCAGGCGAGGAGGAAGGCCAAGACAGCGGACCGCAGACGCACTCCGGCGGTCGGGAGACCCGCCGCCGCCGGCGAGAGACCAGGCACCGCCGGATCGTAGCCGGATTCCCCGCGATTCGGGGGGCGCCCGGGCGTGGTGTGGCGTGGCGTGGTCGGCGGGTCAGCGCCTGGGGTATGCTTCGCTGGCTCGGGAGGGGCACGCCATGTCGTTGAACACGTATCTCACCTTCGATGGCAACTGCCGCGAGGCGTTCGAGTTCTACCGGTCCGTCTTCGGCGGCGAGTTCACCGGGATCCAGACGTTCGGCGACGGCCCGCCGGACATGCCGGTGGCCGAGGAAGAGAAGAATCGCGTCATGCACGTCGGGCTGCCGATCGGCTCGAGCGTCCTGATGGGCAGCGACACCTCGAGCTTTGCGCCCCCGTACGCGGCCGGCAACAACTTCTCCCTGTCCATCGACGGGGAGAACCGCGAGCGGTGCGACGAGCTGTTCGCGAAGCTGTCCGCGGGCGGCTCGGTGATCATGCCGCTGCAGGACCAGTTCTGGGGCGACTACTTCGGACAGTGTACCGACCGGTTCGGCATCAACTGGATGGTCAGCTACACGCTGCCCAAGGAGTGAGGGTCAGGCGGTCTCGATGCCGGCCGCGCCCTCGAGCTCCAGCTCGGCGGTCGCGACCTCGCGCATCCGGTACTTCTGCACCTTGCCGGTGACGGTCATCGGGAAGGCGTCGACCAGCTTCCAGTAGCGGGGAATCTTGTACGTCGCGATGGCGCCATGGCAGAAGGCGCGGAGCTGCTCGCCGGTCACCGAGGCGCCCGCCTTCGGCTTCACCCACGCCATCACCTCCTCCCCGTAGCGGGCCGACGGGACACCGATCACCTGCGCGTCCTCGACATCCGGGTGCGTGTACAGGAACTCCTCCACCTCGCGCGGGTAGACGTTCTCGCCGCCGCGGATGATCATGTCCTTGATGCGGCCGACGATGCGCAGGTACCCCTCGACGTCCATCGTCGCGAGATCGCCCGAGTGCATCCAGCGCGCGTCGTCTATGGCGGCGGCGG
The nucleotide sequence above comes from Acidobacteriota bacterium. Encoded proteins:
- a CDS encoding cytochrome c → MPSHTRVVAVLTACCASFLLLATAAPSASTAKEAVQEPAAEVPENPIEATEESVRAGLRVYGRFCRSCHGVRGDGRGQNPSPGTRPANLVDDEWVHGESDGDIYNVIRQGVPPNYDMDAWEGRITDDEIWHVVNFLRELAARSR
- a CDS encoding cobaltochelatase subunit CobN — its product is MRHGVLHSGRRAARRSRVGLVLWVVAGIALLTGPAAGPAVAQEIRLAYLTGDSTLPGILSAWKAVLDERPDLRDRIAVRLVTESLLDDIDPEEVLGSDVLVLHVHDQHTLDRFDETFEVDLVDRITGQGLVLGVGEGLLPREHYVERGVAWDRRARAFWEHSGFANQVGLLKYVLSAAGVAGLTVPEPQPSLQAGYYYPDPGTVAGGAAGRVFADWDAFDAWRQAAGKHRPGAPRVAVGFYGSYYDDGDTALIDAVVAEIERQGAEAIPIFGYPAGITFETLLRDADGSARADVALAFLFRFAGPDAGESLRKLDIPVLSLISLYGRSEAEWRDSAQGLSMFEGTFQIAVPELAGLVAPTVVGSKERRTDPDTGLTIVASRPIVPRVTLAVQRALGYAALAATPNADKRVAVLFYNYPPGKAGIGASYLNVADSLANILQRMQAAGYDLGGDDVDLSSDALLDRMLARARNVGGYAPGELDALLSEGRATRAWMGDYLRWLDGYVPELREKVIADWGEPEDAALMARDGSLIIPALHFGNVAVLPQPARGWGADGEKLYHAKDLAPHHQYVAAYSWLRADEPVGFGADAVVHLGTHGTLEWLDGKSLGLSAADAPDALIADLPNLYVYNVDVVGEGLVARRRGMATLVDHMVPPFVKSGLLPELAALSESVDDYHNNVHKNVQLAEAYADQIRQQAVDLGMVKDLGLDLGTGAEIEHDTLHALEDYMIELRGQNIPYGLHAFGRTPEPEMRASTVDAIVSVDRDLLPDDTTVLASDMERRIVESGPRELDHLLDALDGGYVPAGNGGEPIRNPDAYPTGKNFYGIDPDKVPKPAAWTVGVFLADRMLRDHVAEHGRYPEKVSFVIWGTETLRHEGVLESQIFHLLGTRPVWDARGKVVDVEVVPARELGRPRVDIVIASSAEGMFNNVTRLMDEAVQRVKVLEEAENFVRRHYLATRAALIDRGYAEEEADRRAGVRIFDEPPGTFNLNTSRIAAASGTWDSDRPMADEYLSKMGHGYGNGFWGEPMEDVFRLALSGTEKVVHSSSTMLYGALDNDDFFMYMGGLAAAVRSIDGESPQMVVTNTRDPGQPEMTGIDKFLGAEFRTRYVNPTWIEGMQREGYAGAGEMRAFVEYLWGWDATVPETVDDAMWQESFAVYVEDRHDLDMKAFFDEHSPHAYQDITGRMVETIRKGYWAADDATTERLLREHVDSVATHGVGCSEHTCGNPRLLRYVLEQGAAMNIPGPALEAYRAAMEEAIGADIETAAAEAEAFVRWNESRPALTTTNIEGFRMEESADAAEPLPVPPASGADDGVWAPLWVGAPVLGLLAVWRWRRNRG
- a CDS encoding VOC family protein, which gives rise to MSLNTYLTFDGNCREAFEFYRSVFGGEFTGIQTFGDGPPDMPVAEEEKNRVMHVGLPIGSSVLMGSDTSSFAPPYAAGNNFSLSIDGENRERCDELFAKLSAGGSVIMPLQDQFWGDYFGQCTDRFGINWMVSYTLPKE